Proteins from a genomic interval of Streptomyces fodineus:
- a CDS encoding DegT/DnrJ/EryC1/StrS family aminotransferase, translating into MLRAAGVGVGDEVVVPAFGNVEVAEAVTLAGALPVFADIDPVTYCLDPGAVEAAVTPRTAAVVVVHRFGRWADLRRLRALGQRHELLVLEQGESEVPYDEIAQRRERAAYLDAKLKGVRTPDGGDGHTYQQYVVRVPGNGRPDRDAFAMALRAKGVECRVPVKTPVHRLPEFRRCVSLPETELAADVTLTLPVDASLTKREMQRIVSACNALGGLLQPAY; encoded by the coding sequence ATGCTCAGGGCCGCCGGCGTAGGAGTCGGTGACGAGGTCGTCGTACCAGCCTTCGGGAACGTCGAAGTCGCCGAGGCCGTGACCCTGGCGGGCGCGCTCCCGGTGTTCGCCGACATAGACCCGGTGACCTACTGCCTCGACCCCGGCGCTGTCGAGGCAGCCGTAACTCCGCGTACGGCCGCGGTCGTTGTCGTACACCGCTTCGGGCGGTGGGCCGACCTCAGGCGGTTGCGCGCGCTCGGGCAGCGGCACGAGCTGCTGGTGCTGGAGCAGGGCGAGTCCGAGGTGCCGTACGACGAGATAGCGCAGCGCAGGGAGCGGGCCGCCTACCTCGACGCCAAGCTCAAGGGCGTTCGGACGCCGGACGGCGGTGACGGGCATACCTATCAGCAGTACGTCGTGCGGGTGCCGGGGAACGGCCGGCCGGACCGGGACGCTTTCGCGATGGCCTTGCGGGCCAAGGGAGTCGAGTGCCGGGTGCCGGTGAAGACGCCCGTGCACCGGCTGCCGGAGTTCCGTCGGTGTGTGTCCCTGCCGGAGACCGAGCTGGCCGCCGACGTGACGCTGACGCTGCCCGTGGACGCCTCGCTCACCAAGCGGGAGATGCAGCGGATCGTCTCCGCGTGCAATGCGCTCGGGGGACTGCTGCAGCCCGCCTACTGA
- a CDS encoding ribonuclease J: MSHPHPELGSPPPLPEGGLRVTPLGGLGEIGRNMTVFEYGGRLLIVDCGVLFPEEEQPGIDLILPDFSSIRDRLDDIEGIVLTHGHEDHIGGVPFLLREKPDIPLIGSKLTLALIEAKLQEHRIRPYTLEVVEGNRERIGPFDCEFIAVNHSIPDALAVAIRTPAGMAVHTGDFKMDQLPLDNRLTDLHAFARLSEEGIDLLLTDSTNAEVPGFTPHERDISNVLRQVFASARKRIIVASFASHVHRIQQILDAAHEYGRRVAFVGRSMVRNMGIARDLGYLKVPPGLVVDVKTLDDLPDEQVVLVCTGSQGEPMAALSRMANRDHQIRIVEGDTVILASSLIPGNENAVYRVINGLTRWGANVVHKGNAKVHVSGHASAGELLYFYNICRPKNLMPVHGEWRHLRANAELGALTGVPHDRIVIAEDGVVVDMVAGKAKISGKVQAGYVYVDGLSVGDVGEPALKDRKILGDEGIISVFVVVDSSTGKITGGPHVQARGSGIEDSAFIDVIPKITEALERSAQDGVVEPHQLQQLVRRTLGKWVSDTYRRRPMILPVVVEV, translated from the coding sequence TTGAGTCATCCGCATCCTGAACTCGGCTCGCCCCCGCCGCTCCCCGAGGGCGGCCTGAGGGTCACCCCGCTCGGCGGTCTCGGCGAGATCGGCCGAAACATGACGGTCTTCGAGTACGGCGGCCGCCTGCTGATCGTCGACTGCGGAGTGCTCTTCCCCGAGGAGGAGCAGCCCGGAATCGACCTGATCCTGCCGGACTTCTCGTCCATCCGGGACCGCCTCGACGACATCGAGGGCATCGTCCTCACCCATGGGCACGAGGACCACATCGGCGGTGTTCCCTTCCTGCTCCGCGAGAAGCCGGACATCCCGCTGATCGGCTCCAAGCTGACCCTCGCCCTGATCGAGGCCAAGCTCCAGGAACACCGGATCCGCCCCTACACCCTGGAAGTGGTGGAGGGGAACCGCGAGCGCATCGGCCCCTTCGACTGCGAGTTCATCGCCGTCAACCACTCCATCCCGGACGCCCTGGCCGTCGCCATCCGCACCCCCGCCGGCATGGCGGTGCACACCGGCGACTTCAAGATGGACCAGCTCCCGCTGGACAACCGCCTCACCGACCTGCACGCGTTCGCGCGCCTGAGCGAGGAGGGCATCGACCTCCTCCTCACGGACTCCACGAACGCCGAGGTCCCCGGCTTCACGCCGCACGAGCGCGACATCTCCAACGTCCTGCGCCAGGTCTTCGCGAGCGCCCGCAAGCGGATCATCGTGGCCAGCTTCGCCAGTCACGTCCACCGCATCCAGCAGATCCTGGACGCGGCCCACGAGTACGGCCGCCGGGTCGCCTTCGTCGGCCGCTCCATGGTCCGCAACATGGGCATCGCCCGGGACCTCGGCTACCTGAAGGTCCCGCCGGGCCTGGTGGTCGACGTCAAGACGCTGGACGACCTCCCCGACGAGCAGGTGGTCCTGGTCTGCACGGGTTCCCAGGGCGAGCCGATGGCCGCCCTGTCCCGCATGGCCAACCGCGACCACCAGATCCGCATCGTCGAGGGCGACACGGTGATCCTGGCCTCGTCGCTCATCCCCGGCAACGAGAACGCGGTCTACCGGGTGATCAACGGCCTGACCCGCTGGGGCGCCAACGTCGTCCACAAGGGCAACGCCAAGGTGCATGTTTCCGGCCATGCTTCCGCGGGCGAGCTGCTGTACTTCTACAACATCTGCCGCCCGAAGAACCTCATGCCGGTCCACGGCGAATGGCGCCACCTGCGCGCCAACGCCGAGCTGGGAGCACTCACCGGCGTCCCGCACGACCGGATCGTCATCGCCGAGGACGGCGTGGTGGTCGACATGGTGGCGGGCAAGGCCAAGATCTCCGGCAAGGTCCAGGCCGGTTACGTCTACGTCGACGGGCTCTCGGTCGGCGATGTCGGCGAGCCGGCGCTCAAGGACCGCAAGATCCTCGGCGACGAGGGCATCATCTCGGTCTTCGTGGTCGTGGACTCGTCCACCGGCAAGATCACCGGCGGCCCGCACGTCCAGGCGCGCGGCTCCGGCATCGAGGACTCGGCCTTCATCGACGTCATCCCGAAGATCACGGAAGCGCTGGAGCGGTCCGCCCAGGACGGCGTCGTGGAGCCGCACCAGCTGCAGCAACTTGTCCGGCGCACCCTCGGCAAGTGGGTCTCGGACACCTATCGCCGCAGGCCGATGATCCTCCCTGTGGTCGTGGAGGTCTGA
- the dapA gene encoding 4-hydroxy-tetrahydrodipicolinate synthase codes for MAPTSTPQTPFGRVLTAMVTPFTADGALDLDGAQRLATHLVDAGNDGLIINGTTGESPTTSDAEKSDLVRAVLEAVGDRAHVVAGVGTNDTHHSIELAREAERVGAHGLLVVTPYYNKPPQEGLYRHFTAVADTTGLPVMLYDIPGRSGVPINSETLVRLAEHPRIVANKDAKGDLGRASWAIAQSGLAWYSGDDMLNLPLLSVGAVGFVSVVGHVVTPDLRALVDAYVSGDVVKATEIHQKLLPVYTGMFRTQGVMTTKAALALQGLPAGPLRSPMVECSPEEIAQLKIDLAAGGVQL; via the coding sequence ATGGCTCCGACCTCGACTCCGCAGACCCCCTTCGGGCGGGTCCTCACCGCCATGGTCACGCCCTTCACGGCGGACGGCGCACTCGACCTCGACGGCGCGCAGCGGCTCGCCACGCACCTGGTGGACGCAGGCAACGACGGCCTGATCATCAACGGCACCACCGGCGAGTCCCCCACCACCAGTGACGCGGAGAAATCGGACCTCGTACGAGCCGTACTGGAAGCCGTCGGCGACCGCGCCCACGTGGTCGCCGGCGTCGGCACCAACGACACCCACCACAGCATCGAGCTGGCCCGCGAGGCCGAGCGCGTCGGAGCCCACGGCCTGCTGGTCGTCACGCCGTACTACAACAAGCCCCCGCAGGAAGGCCTCTACCGGCACTTCACGGCCGTCGCCGACACCACCGGCCTGCCGGTCATGCTCTACGACATCCCCGGCCGCAGCGGCGTCCCGATCAACAGCGAGACGCTCGTCCGGCTCGCCGAGCACCCCCGGATCGTCGCCAACAAGGACGCCAAGGGCGACCTCGGCCGCGCCAGCTGGGCCATCGCCCAGTCCGGCCTCGCCTGGTACTCCGGCGACGACATGCTGAACCTCCCGCTGCTCTCCGTGGGCGCGGTCGGCTTCGTCTCGGTCGTCGGCCACGTCGTCACCCCCGACCTGCGCGCCCTCGTCGACGCGTACGTCTCCGGGGACGTCGTCAAGGCCACCGAGATCCACCAGAAGCTGCTCCCGGTCTACACCGGCATGTTCCGCACCCAGGGCGTCATGACCACCAAGGCCGCGCTCGCCCTCCAGGGCCTGCCCGCCGGGCCACTGCGCTCGCCCATGGTCGAGTGCTCGCCCGAGGAGATCGCCCAGCTCAAGATCGATCTTGCTGCCGGCGGGGTACAGCTCTGA
- the thyX gene encoding FAD-dependent thymidylate synthase: MGRTPTSVTTPESLTFRSDVTVELVKSSASDADVLFAARVSTAGEQSLDELKKDPERSKGLINYLMRDRHGSPFEHNSMTFFISAPIFVFREFMRHRVGWSYNEESGRYRELEPVFYVPDASRKLVQEGRPGKYVFVEGTPAQHEAVSGTLRESYEQAYAAYQKMLAEGVAREVARAALPVGLYSSMYATCNARSLMHFLGLRTQHELAKVPSFPQREIEMVGEKMEAEWAALMPLTYAAFNANGRVAP; encoded by the coding sequence ATGGGAAGGACCCCAACCTCCGTGACCACCCCCGAGTCGCTCACGTTCCGTAGTGACGTCACCGTCGAGCTGGTGAAGTCCAGCGCTTCGGACGCCGACGTCCTCTTCGCCGCGCGGGTCTCGACCGCCGGCGAGCAGTCCCTGGACGAGCTGAAGAAGGACCCCGAGCGCTCCAAGGGCCTGATCAACTACCTGATGCGCGACCGGCACGGCAGCCCGTTCGAGCACAACTCGATGACGTTCTTCATCAGTGCCCCGATCTTCGTCTTCCGCGAGTTCATGCGGCACCGCGTCGGCTGGTCGTACAACGAGGAGTCCGGCCGCTACCGGGAGCTCGAGCCGGTCTTCTACGTCCCCGACGCCTCCCGCAAGCTCGTACAGGAGGGCCGTCCCGGCAAGTACGTCTTCGTCGAGGGCACCCCGGCCCAGCACGAGGCGGTCAGCGGCACCCTGCGGGAGTCGTACGAGCAGGCGTACGCGGCCTACCAGAAGATGCTCGCCGAGGGCGTCGCCCGCGAGGTCGCCCGCGCCGCCCTCCCGGTCGGCCTCTACTCCTCGATGTACGCCACCTGCAACGCCCGTTCCCTGATGCACTTCCTCGGCCTGCGCACCCAGCACGAACTGGCCAAGGTGCCGTCCTTCCCGCAGCGGGAGATCGAGATGGTCGGCGAGAAGATGGAGGCGGAATGGGCGGCGCTCATGCCGCTGACGTATGCCGCCTTCAATGCGAACGGGCGTGTGGCCCCGTAA
- a CDS encoding SDR family oxidoreductase, translating to MSGRTVLITGASKGIGLATAHRLATRGHRVLGVARSAPDGVFPGVLHACDLADAEATRELLEAVTREERVDAVVNNVGIAVPEPLGEITLDTLRAVYDLNVRAAVQVTQACVGGMRERGWGRIVNVTSRSVHGARRRSSYAAAKSALVGLTRTWALELAADGVTVNAVAPGPVETDLFRASHPVGGADEARVLRSVPAGRRGRPEEVAAAIAFLLSEDAGFITGQQLGVDGGGSIPGR from the coding sequence TTGTCCGGACGTACCGTGCTGATCACCGGAGCGTCGAAGGGGATCGGCCTGGCCACCGCACACCGTCTCGCCACCCGGGGACACCGGGTGCTGGGAGTCGCCCGCAGCGCCCCGGACGGGGTCTTCCCGGGAGTGCTGCACGCCTGCGACCTCGCCGATGCGGAAGCCACCCGCGAGCTGCTGGAGGCCGTGACGCGTGAGGAGCGCGTGGACGCGGTCGTCAACAACGTGGGTATCGCCGTGCCCGAACCGCTGGGCGAGATCACGCTCGACACCCTGCGGGCCGTGTACGACCTGAACGTGCGCGCCGCCGTACAGGTCACCCAGGCCTGTGTCGGCGGGATGCGGGAGCGCGGCTGGGGCCGGATCGTCAATGTGACGAGCCGCTCGGTGCACGGGGCGCGCCGGCGCAGCAGCTACGCGGCGGCCAAGAGCGCGCTGGTGGGCCTGACCCGGACCTGGGCGCTGGAACTGGCGGCGGACGGGGTGACGGTCAACGCGGTGGCCCCCGGTCCGGTGGAGACCGATCTCTTCCGCGCCTCGCACCCCGTGGGCGGTGCAGACGAGGCCAGGGTGCTGCGCTCGGTGCCCGCGGGACGCCGCGGCCGCCCGGAGGAGGTGGCCGCGGCGATCGCGTTCCTGCTGAGCGAGGACGCGGGGTTCATCACCGGGCAGCAGCTCGGCGTGGACGGCGGGGGCAGCATTCCCGGGCGGTGA
- the dapB gene encoding 4-hydroxy-tetrahydrodipicolinate reductase, which yields MSKLRVAVLGAKGRIGSEAVKAVEAAEDMELVAALGRGDKLETLAETGAQVAVELTTPDSVMDNLDFCVRHGIHAVVGTTGWTEERLAQLKDWLAQSPQTGVLIAPNFSIGAVLTMKFAQIAAPYFESVEVVELHHPKKVDAPSGTATRTAQLIAEARRAAGTAPAPDATVTALDGARGASVEGIPVHAVRLRGLLAHQEVLLGGEGETLTIRHDSLHHSSFMPGILLGARRVVTTPGLTFGLEHFLDLS from the coding sequence ATGAGCAAGCTGCGCGTGGCGGTCCTCGGTGCCAAGGGCCGGATCGGGTCCGAGGCGGTCAAGGCGGTCGAGGCCGCCGAGGACATGGAGCTGGTCGCGGCCCTCGGCCGGGGCGACAAGCTGGAGACCCTGGCGGAGACCGGCGCCCAGGTCGCCGTGGAGCTGACCACCCCGGACTCCGTCATGGACAACCTCGACTTCTGCGTGCGCCACGGCATCCACGCGGTCGTCGGTACGACGGGCTGGACCGAGGAGCGCCTCGCGCAGCTGAAGGACTGGCTGGCCCAGTCCCCCCAGACCGGTGTGCTCATCGCGCCCAACTTCTCCATCGGGGCCGTCCTGACGATGAAGTTCGCGCAGATCGCCGCGCCGTACTTCGAGTCGGTCGAGGTCGTCGAGCTGCACCACCCGAAGAAGGTGGACGCGCCGAGCGGTACGGCCACGCGCACGGCCCAGCTCATCGCCGAGGCCCGCCGGGCAGCGGGCACGGCCCCGGCCCCGGACGCCACGGTCACGGCCCTGGACGGCGCGCGGGGCGCCAGCGTCGAGGGGATCCCGGTCCACGCCGTCCGACTGCGCGGCCTGCTGGCCCACCAGGAGGTGCTGCTCGGCGGCGAGGGCGAGACCCTGACGATCCGTCATGACTCCCTGCACCACAGCAGCTTCATGCCGGGCATCCTGCTCGGCGCCCGCCGCGTCGTGACCACTCCGGGGCTGACCTTCGGCCTGGAGCACTTCCTGGACCTGAGCTGA
- a CDS encoding M16 family metallopeptidase: MTSRSSKVTARPSSEARAVARTQTLIKGQNGIGTVRKTTLPGGLRIVTETLPSVRSATFGIWAHVGSRDETPALNGATHYLEHLLFKGTQKRSALDISSALDAVGGEMNAFTAKEYTCYYARVLDTDLPLAIDVVCDMLTGSLILEEDVDVERGAILEEIAMTEDDPGDCVHDLFAHTMFGNNALGRPVLGTVDTVNALTADRIRRFYKKHYDPTHLVVACAGNIDHNKVVRQVRAAFEKAGALRDLDAQPITPRDGRRTIRTSGKVELLGRKTEQAHVVLGMPGLARTDGRRWAMGVLNTALGGGMSSRLFQEVREKRGLAYSVYSYTSGFADCGLFGVYAGCRPSQVHDVLKLCRDELDHVAVNGLTDDEIARAIGQLQGSTVLGLEDTGALMNRIGKSELCWGEQMSVDDMLDRIAAVTPDEVRSVARDILGQRPSLSVIGPLKDKQAARLHDAVA; encoded by the coding sequence GTGACGTCCCGTAGCTCCAAGGTGACGGCCCGCCCCTCTTCGGAGGCGCGGGCCGTCGCCCGTACCCAAACCCTCATCAAGGGCCAGAACGGCATCGGTACGGTCCGCAAGACCACCCTCCCGGGCGGCCTGCGCATCGTCACCGAGACCCTGCCCTCGGTCCGCTCCGCGACCTTCGGTATCTGGGCGCACGTCGGCTCCCGCGACGAGACCCCGGCTCTGAACGGCGCCACGCACTACCTGGAGCACCTGCTCTTCAAGGGCACGCAGAAACGCAGCGCCCTGGACATCTCCTCCGCCCTCGACGCGGTCGGCGGAGAGATGAACGCGTTCACGGCGAAGGAGTACACGTGCTACTACGCGCGCGTGCTCGACACCGACCTGCCGCTCGCCATCGACGTCGTCTGCGACATGCTGACCGGCTCGCTCATCCTCGAGGAGGACGTCGACGTCGAACGCGGCGCGATCCTCGAAGAGATCGCCATGACCGAGGACGACCCGGGCGACTGTGTGCACGACCTGTTCGCGCACACCATGTTCGGCAACAACGCCCTCGGCCGTCCCGTGCTCGGCACGGTCGACACGGTCAACGCCCTCACCGCCGACCGCATACGCCGCTTCTACAAGAAGCACTACGACCCCACCCACCTGGTGGTCGCCTGCGCCGGCAACATCGACCACAACAAGGTCGTACGACAGGTCCGCGCGGCCTTCGAGAAGGCGGGCGCCCTCAGGGACCTCGACGCGCAGCCGATCACCCCGCGCGACGGCCGCCGTACGATCCGCACGTCCGGCAAGGTCGAACTGCTCGGCCGCAAGACCGAGCAGGCACATGTCGTCCTCGGCATGCCGGGCCTCGCCCGCACCGACGGCCGCCGCTGGGCCATGGGCGTGCTCAACACCGCCCTCGGCGGCGGCATGTCCTCCCGCCTCTTCCAGGAGGTCCGGGAGAAGCGGGGCCTCGCCTACAGCGTGTACTCGTACACCTCCGGCTTCGCCGACTGCGGCCTGTTCGGGGTGTACGCCGGCTGCCGGCCGAGCCAGGTGCACGACGTGCTGAAGCTCTGCCGCGACGAACTCGACCATGTCGCCGTCAACGGCCTCACCGACGACGAGATCGCCCGCGCCATCGGCCAGCTCCAGGGCTCCACCGTCCTCGGCCTGGAGGACACCGGCGCGCTGATGAACCGTATCGGCAAGAGCGAACTGTGCTGGGGCGAGCAGATGTCCGTCGACGACATGCTGGACCGGATAGCGGCGGTCACCCCGGACGAGGTCCGCTCGGTCGCCCGCGACATCCTGGGACAGCGCCCGTCGCTGTCGGTCATCGGCCCGCTGAAGGACAAGCAGGCCGCGCGGCTGCACGACGCCGTCGCCTAA
- a CDS encoding polyribonucleotide nucleotidyltransferase, with the protein MENETHYAEAVIDNGAFGTRTIRFETGRLAKQAAGSAVAYLDDDTMVLSATTASKNPKDQLDFFPLTVDVEERMYAAGKIPGSFFRREGRPSEDAVLTCRLIDRPLRPSFKKGLRNEIQVVCTVMALNPDHLYDVVAINAASASTQLAGLPFSGPIGGVRVALIRGQWVAFPTHTELEDAVFDMVVAGRVLEDGDVAIMMVEAEATEKTLKLVEGGTEAPTEEVVAAGLDAAKPFIKVLCRAQSDLAAKAAKPTGEFPIFLDYQDDVLEALTAAVKPELAQALTIAGKQEREAELDRVKGLAAEKLLPEFEGREKEISAAYRSLTKTLVRERVIKEKKRIDGRGVTDIRTLAAEVEAIPRVHGSALFERGETQILGVTTLNMLRMEQQLDTLSPVTRKRYMHNYNFPPYSTGETGRVGSPKRREIGHGALAERALVPVLPTREEFPYAIRQVSEALGSNGSTSMGSVCASTMSLLNAGVPLKAPVAGIAMGLISQEIDGETHYVTLTDILGAEDAFGDMDFKVAGTKEFVTALQLDTKLDGIPASVLAAALKQARDARLHILDVMMEAIDRPDEMSPHAPRIITVKIPVDKIGEVIGPKGKMINQIQEDTGAEITIEDDGTIYIGAADGPSAEAARATINGIANPTMPEVGERYLGTVVKTTTFGAFVSLLPGKDGLLHISQIRKLAGGKRVENVEDVLGVGQKVQVEIAEIDSRGKLSLVPVIEGEEGNDSDKDDAEQ; encoded by the coding sequence GTGGAGAACGAGACCCACTACGCCGAGGCTGTCATCGACAACGGCGCCTTCGGCACCCGCACGATCCGCTTCGAGACGGGCCGCCTGGCCAAGCAGGCCGCCGGTTCCGCCGTGGCGTACCTGGACGACGACACCATGGTGCTGTCGGCCACCACCGCCTCCAAGAACCCCAAGGACCAGCTCGACTTCTTCCCGCTCACGGTGGACGTCGAGGAGCGGATGTACGCCGCCGGCAAGATCCCCGGCAGCTTCTTCCGCCGCGAGGGCCGGCCGAGCGAGGACGCGGTCCTCACCTGCCGCCTGATCGACCGCCCGCTGCGCCCGTCCTTCAAGAAGGGCCTGCGCAACGAGATCCAGGTCGTCTGCACGGTCATGGCGCTCAACCCCGACCACCTGTACGACGTCGTGGCGATCAACGCCGCGTCCGCGTCCACGCAGCTGGCCGGTCTGCCCTTCTCCGGCCCGATCGGCGGCGTCCGCGTCGCGCTGATCCGCGGCCAGTGGGTCGCCTTCCCGACGCACACCGAGCTCGAGGACGCCGTCTTCGACATGGTCGTCGCGGGCCGCGTCCTGGAGGACGGCGACGTCGCGATCATGATGGTCGAGGCCGAGGCCACCGAGAAGACCCTCAAGCTGGTCGAGGGCGGCACCGAGGCGCCGACCGAGGAGGTCGTCGCCGCCGGTCTCGACGCCGCGAAGCCCTTCATCAAGGTGCTCTGCCGCGCCCAGTCCGACCTCGCCGCCAAGGCGGCCAAGCCGACCGGCGAGTTCCCGATCTTCCTGGACTACCAGGACGACGTCCTGGAGGCCCTGACCGCCGCGGTCAAGCCCGAGCTCGCCCAGGCGCTCACCATCGCCGGCAAGCAGGAGCGCGAGGCCGAGCTGGACCGCGTCAAGGGCCTGGCCGCCGAGAAGCTCCTGCCGGAGTTCGAGGGCCGCGAGAAGGAGATCTCCGCCGCGTACCGCTCGCTGACCAAGACCCTGGTCCGTGAGCGCGTCATCAAGGAGAAGAAGCGCATCGACGGCCGTGGCGTGACGGACATCCGTACGCTCGCCGCCGAGGTCGAGGCCATCCCGCGGGTGCACGGCTCCGCGCTGTTCGAGCGTGGCGAGACCCAGATCCTGGGCGTCACCACCCTCAACATGCTCCGCATGGAGCAGCAGCTGGACACCCTCTCCCCGGTGACCCGCAAGCGCTACATGCACAACTACAACTTCCCGCCGTACTCCACCGGTGAGACCGGCCGCGTCGGCTCCCCCAAGCGCCGCGAGATCGGCCACGGCGCGCTCGCCGAGCGCGCCCTGGTGCCGGTGCTGCCGACGCGCGAGGAGTTCCCGTACGCGATCCGTCAGGTGTCCGAGGCCCTCGGCTCCAACGGCTCGACGTCCATGGGCTCGGTCTGCGCCTCCACCATGTCGCTGCTGAACGCCGGTGTGCCGCTGAAGGCCCCGGTCGCCGGTATCGCCATGGGCCTGATCTCCCAGGAGATCGACGGCGAGACGCACTACGTCACCCTCACCGACATCCTCGGTGCGGAGGACGCCTTCGGCGACATGGACTTCAAGGTCGCCGGCACCAAGGAGTTCGTGACCGCCCTCCAGCTCGACACCAAGCTGGACGGCATCCCGGCCTCCGTCCTGGCCGCGGCCCTCAAGCAGGCCCGCGACGCCCGCCTGCACATCCTCGACGTGATGATGGAGGCCATCGACCGGCCCGACGAGATGAGCCCGCACGCCCCGCGGATCATCACCGTCAAGATCCCGGTCGACAAGATCGGTGAGGTCATCGGCCCCAAGGGCAAGATGATCAACCAGATCCAGGAGGACACCGGCGCCGAGATCACCATCGAGGACGACGGCACGATCTACATCGGTGCCGCCGACGGCCCCTCCGCCGAGGCCGCCCGCGCCACGATCAACGGCATCGCCAACCCGACGATGCCCGAAGTCGGCGAGCGCTACCTCGGTACGGTCGTCAAGACGACCACCTTCGGTGCGTTCGTCTCCCTGCTGCCCGGCAAGGACGGTCTGCTGCACATCTCGCAGATCCGCAAGCTCGCCGGCGGCAAGCGCGTGGAGAACGTCGAGGACGTCCTCGGCGTGGGCCAGAAGGTCCAGGTCGAGATCGCCGAGATCGACTCCCGCGGCAAGCTCTCCCTCGTTCCCGTGATCGAGGGCGAGGAAGGCAACGACTCGGACAAGGACGACGCCGAGCAGTGA
- the rpsO gene encoding 30S ribosomal protein S15 — translation MSLDAATKKQIIGEFGTKEGDTGSPEVQVALLSRRISDLTEHLKTHKHDHHSRRGLLILVGQRRRLLQYLAKKDIQRFRTLVDRLGIRRGAAGAK, via the coding sequence GTGTCGCTCGACGCCGCTACGAAGAAGCAGATCATCGGCGAGTTCGGTACCAAGGAGGGTGACACCGGCTCCCCCGAGGTCCAGGTCGCTCTGCTCTCCCGTCGGATCTCCGACCTGACGGAGCACCTCAAGACCCACAAGCACGACCACCACTCCCGTCGTGGCCTGCTGATCCTGGTCGGTCAGCGCCGCCGCCTTCTGCAGTACCTGGCGAAGAAGGACATCCAGCGCTTCCGTACGCTGGTCGACCGCCTCGGCATCCGCCGTGGCGCGGCGGGCGCCAAGTAG
- a CDS encoding DUF397 domain-containing protein: protein MAETQGTSAGTPAPESQEDVKARKERERDELYALDISGVEWHCAPGTEEHEERVEIAYLPDGAVAMRSSLDHGTVLRYTEAEWRAFVLGARDGEFDLEPSERNGGLGA from the coding sequence ATGGCCGAGACACAGGGCACGAGCGCCGGGACTCCGGCGCCGGAATCGCAGGAAGACGTCAAGGCGCGCAAGGAGCGGGAGCGGGACGAGCTGTACGCGCTCGACATCTCCGGCGTGGAGTGGCACTGCGCGCCGGGTACGGAGGAGCACGAGGAGCGGGTCGAGATCGCGTACCTGCCGGACGGGGCGGTGGCGATGCGCTCCTCCCTCGACCACGGCACCGTGCTGCGCTACACCGAGGCGGAGTGGCGGGCGTTCGTACTGGGGGCGCGGGACGGGGAGTTCGACCTGGAGCCCAGTGAGCGCAATGGGGGGCTCGGGGCATAG